The window TGCAGGCGTGGCATTGGCAAGCACGGTTGAAGGAATGAGTTATGAGGAAATGGAATGGGTATTTGATATTAATTTTTGGGGTGTTGTACATGGTACCAAAGCATTTTTACCCTATTTAAAGCAAAGTGGTGAAGGGCATATTATCAATATTTCCAGTCTATTTGGCTTAACCGCCCAACCTACGCAAAGTGCATACAATGCGACCAAATTTGCAGTACGTGGTTTTACCGAATCACTTCGTCAAGAGCTTGACTTACAAGCCAACGGCGTAAGTGCAACTTGTGTCCATCCTGGGGGGATTCGCACCAACATTGCGAATAGCGCACGCATGAGTGATAGTATTCGGGCTTTAGGATTGAATCCTGCAAAGGCCAGTAAAGCTTTTAACAAGGTACTTAAAACTCCACCTGAAGAAGCTGCAAAAGTAATTTTAAATGCGGTTAAAAAAGATCAGCGCCGAGTTTTAATTGGCAATGATGCCAAAATTTTAGATCTAATTCAGCGTGTAACACCATCACATTATGCGCAAGCATTGAATTTGTTCACCAAAAAGAAAAAGTAAGATTTGAGTTCATCCTCTATTTGACTCACAAAGCTCTAAAGTAAAATGTAATTTAGGGCTTTGTGAATCAATGGATTATGCTAAATATTGAATGTTAAATTCTCTATAAAACATTCCCAAAGCCAATATACCCATCATGACAGACAGCGTTCTTAATAAAATGGTTTGTACTTTTATATCACTGAGTACTTTCTTTAGATTCCACGAAAAAAAGACATAAAGTCCGCCAATGATGGCAAGCGTGAAGATGGTAATAGACACTAAAAACCAGCTTTGCTTTTGCAATGACTGCGCGCCGAAGATAGCAGGTACAATCGCAAGATAAAATGAAATAGTTTTAGGATTACTCAAAGTAATTAACAGTCCATCTTTATAGGAAAAAAGCGTGTTTTTGAGATTTTCAGGTGCTTCATTTTCCAAAAGATTACCGTTAAAAAACCAAAACTTATAAGCTAAGTAAAGCAGGTACGAACTTGATAGTAGTATCAAATAAAAAACCAAATGTGGACTGAAATGATGAAGAGAAGAAAAAAGAAAAATTGAAATCAATAAAAAAGTGATATCTCCTGTGATAAGACCACACAGCATCATCAGTCCATTTTTATATCCCTGTACTAAAGTCTTAAACATAAGACTAGTCATGCCTGGTCCAGGGAGGATTGCGGCTAATCCTAAAGTTAAAACATAGGTCATTGTTTGTGTGAGATGTTCCATGTCAATTAAAACCAAATGAAATCGGATCTCTATTTTTTAATAAATACACAGGTAAATTTGATCTATATGTTCTAGCAAATATAAAAAATAGGGTATAAATAACCCTATATTTAAATTTAATAGAAATTTTATGCCTAATTTAAAAATTGATAAAACTGATGCAAGAATTTTAGAGTTGTTGCAAAAAGACTCAAGAACCACAAATGCTGACTTATCAGAACAGTTAGGTCTTTCAACCTCGCCCTGTTGGCGAAGAGTCAAACATTTAGAAGACACCAAAGTCATCAAAGGATACGGCGTTTTACTTGATCGCAAAAAACTTGGCTTAGGTGTGATGGTGTTTGTCCGTGTATCGATTGATAGTCATAGCGAAAGAGAGGCAAAGAAATTTGAAGAAGAAGTCACTGCCTTAGATTATGTCGTTGCATGTTATAGCATTGGAGGCGATGCAGACTTTTTGTTGCAAGTCGTATCACCAGATCTCGATACCTATGCTGAATTTTCAATGACGACCATTCGAAGATTGCCCGGAATCAAAGAAATGCAAAGTATGTTTGTGCTGAAGGAAATAAAGCCCTTTTTATGTTTTCCAGTAAAGCCTCAGAAATAAACACTAGTGCACTGATTTTGACTGATCACAGTGCATAAAAATAAAAATGCCTTGTTTTAAACCAAAAAAGTATGACGAAATACAAAAATCGTATTACTAAACTGGCACGCCATTTGCTTCATTAATCCCATCATAAAGTGATCTAGGGTTCCGATAGACGACTCCTCAAAGTTGGCTATGACTGAGACCGAGAGTTCACGGTTCGCAAGAACTACACGGAGGGATAAAAGCCCGGGAGGTTGGACTTAAACCTTAAAAGAGGTCATGCGAATGAGCGAATATCATAACAACCAGATCCTTTGGACTGAAAAACTACCGGGTGGTCATCATTGGTCTGGACGAGTTCAGAAAGGGACAGTTTTACAATTCAAAGCGTTAGCTTCAAACGCCAATGTTTCACTGTTTTGTGTGAATGCTGAAGATAAACTCGAACGTTACAACATGCCAGACACCTTAAAAGGGCAACATACTGCATTTTTAACGACGGGCAATGTTTTGTATTCAGATTTAGGGCGTGTCATGGCATCGATCGTTAAAGATGACCATGGTTGGAATGATACGTTCTGTGGGGCGAGTCGTCCTGAGCAAATCAGCAAACAATTTGGTCAACGTCGTTTTCAAGATGCACGAAATGAAATGTACCAAAACGGTGTAGATGGCTTATTAGTAGAGATGGCGAAATTTTCACTGTCACAGACTGATTTAAGCGCAACCGTAAACCTTTTCTCAAAAGTGAGCCCCAATGATCAAGGTGCTCTAACCTATACCCAATCAGACAATACCAGCCAAATCATTGAATTACGTTTTGAAATGGATTGTTTGGTTTTTCTTTCTGCTGCTCCCCATGGTTTAGATAACAGTTCGCTCTATCAACCAAGCGATATTCAATTGTCTTTATATAAAGCCAATCCTTTAGCCGACCACGATATTTGTCGTGATGCCTGTCCACAAAATCAGCGTGCTTTTCAAAACAACGCACGTTACTACGCATTGAGTTCAGCATATTAAGCTATAGGAGAAGCATCATGACGAGTTTACATACTTTTGAAAAAGCAACATTAAGTGAAGTTTGTCCTGCGGGTGAAGCATGGATGTGCGAAGTCAAAAAAGGGCAATACTTTCGGATTATCGATTTAGAGGGCAACCAAGCTGTTGATACGTTGTTTATCTCAGCAGAAAATCCTGAAGAGCGTTATAGCGCTACAGATACGCTTGCCATGAATCAATATATCTATTTAGAAAAAGGCACATCTTTATACAGTAACTTTGGACGGTTAATTGCAGTCATTCATGATGATAACTGTGGTCGTCATGACACGTTGGGTGGCGCATGTTCTTGCGAAAGTAATACTGTGCGCTATGCACATGAAACTTATCCTATGCATAGTTGCCGCAACAATTTCATGTATGCCTTAGCCAAACATCCCATCGCGAAAAAGCACAATTTGAATGTGCGTCACATTGGTCCAAATATCAATTTCTTTATGAATGTTCCTGTCACATCTGATGGACATTTGAAATTTGATGATGGTATTTCTGCACCGGGTAAATTTGTCGAGATCAAAGCAGAAATGGATTTAATCGTGCTGATCTCTAATTGCCCGCAACTGAATAATCCATGTAATGCCTATAACCCGACACCGATCCAATTAGTGATTCGTGATGGTGAGGAGGCTTAGTCTATGTTTAATAAAGTTTTAATCGCCAATCGTGGAGCGATTGCATGTCGTGTTATTCGAACACTAAAAAAATTAGGTATCCAATCCGTTGCTGTCTACTCTGAGGCAGACCGAGATTCATTGCATGTGACCTTAGCGGATGAAGCGATTTATATCGGTGATGCACCCGCGAGTCAAAGTTACCTCAATGTTGACAAAATTTTAGAAGTCGCCAAACAAACAGGTGCGAATGCCATCCATCCGGGTTACGGTTTTCTATCTGAAAATGCTGAATTTTGTGATCTATGTGAATCACAAGGAATTGCATTTATCGGTCCAAACTCAGCTCAAATGCGTGCATTTGGTTTAAAACATACCGCTAGAGAACTTGCAATCGAAGCAAATGTGCCGCTATTGCCAGGTAGCCAACTTTTGGCTGATGAAGCAGAAGCATTAGTTGAAGCAGAGCGTATTGGTTATCCTGTGATGCTAAAAAGTACTGCAGGCGGTGGTGGTATCGGCATGCGCTTGATATGGAATGCTGAAGAACTTAAAGATGCTTTCGCAACAGTTTCTTATCTTGCGCAGGCAAACTTTAAAGATGCAGGACTGTATTTGGAGAAATTCGTACAGAATGCTCGCCACATCGAGGTGCAAATATTTGGTGATGGTCAAGGACAAGTTTTAGCGTTAGGTGAACGAGATTGTTCTGTTCAACGTCGCAATCAAAAAGTTATTGAGGAAACCCCAGCACCACATTTAAATGATCAACAACGTTCATATATTCAGACTGTTGCAATTCAACTTATGCAATCCGTGAATTATCGTTCAGCGGGTACTGTTGAGTTTGTGATGGATACGGACACGCAAGACTTTTACTTTTTGGAAGTAAATACCCGTCTACAAGTTGAACATGGTGTCACAGAACAAGTATACGGCGTGGATTTGGTTGAATGGATGGTCACACTTGCGAGTGGCGACTGGACAGCACCAACACAATCTTTGAAATCAGTAGGACATTCGATACAAGTTCGTTTGTATGCAGAAGACCCGATCAAAAACTTCCAACCGAGTGCAGGTTTACTGACCTTTGTTGAATTTGATGATCAAGCACGTAATGAAACATGGGTAGAAACTGGCTCAACTGTTTCCTCATTTTACGATCCTATGATTGCTAAAATTATCGTCACGGCAAATGATCGAGATGCGGCTATTCAAGCCATGAATCATACCCTAGCCAAAACTCAGGTTGCAGGTATCGAAACCAATCTTGAATATTTACAGAATATTATTGATTGTGAAGTGTTTAAAGCGGGTACTCAAACCACTCGTTTCCTTAATACTTTTGAGTGGAAAACTCAAAAAATTGAGGTATTGCAAGCTGGCATTCAAACTTCCATACAAGATGTTACTGGGCGTTTAGGTTACTGGGATGTGGGTGTACCACCGTCTGGAGCAATTGACCCTTTATCTTTAAATGTGGCAAACCAACTACTTGGCAATGCATCTAATAGTGCAGGTTTAGAATGTACCTTGCATGGACCTACACTAAAGTTTCACTGTGATAGCCAAATCGTGCTTGCAGGTGGTGACATGCCATCAACCTTAGACGGTGAGCACATTCCAATGTGGCAAACGGTGAATGTCAAGAAAGGGCAAATTCTTAAATGTGGCAAAATCATCACAGGATGTAGAACGTATATTGGCATCAAAGGTGGTTTGAATGTTCCCAAATACTTGGGTTCACAAGCGACTTTTACCTTAGGTCAATTTGGTGGTCACGCAGGACGTAATTTGTTAATTGGTGATATGTTGCCAATCACTTCGTTTAGTTCAGACCAACAAACAAGTTTAAATGCAGAACAAGTCCCGACATTCTCAAACAGTTGGGAAATTGCGGTGATGTATGGTCCGCATGGTGCGCCTGATTTTTTCACCAAACAAGATATTGATGCCTTCTTTGAACATTCCTTCGAAGTACATTTCAATTCAAGCCGTACAGGAATTCGCTTGATCGGACCAAAGCCAGAATGGGCGCGTGAAGATGGCGGCGAAGCAGGTTTACATCCTTCCAATATTCATGACAATGCCTATGCTATTGGAGCAATCGACTTTACTGGAGACATGCCAATCATTTTAGGTCCTGATGGTCCGAGTCTTGGTGGTTTTGTTTGCCCAGCAGTCGTTGTTCATTCTGAACTTTGGAAATTAGGTCAATTAAAAGCAGGAGACAAAGTTAAATTTGTTCCTATTCGATATGAACAAGCAACCCAATTAAATCAAACCTATCATCATATGCTCAGTACAGAGCATCTCAATGCTGTGCAATTCGGTCAAAGCTTTTATGTTGAGTTTGATAGCTTAAATGATGCCGTATTAGATCGTTTAGATGGTCAAGATCATACGCCAAATGTTGTTTATCGCCCCGCTGGTAATAACTACATGTTGGTTGAGTATGGCGAATTGGTTTTAGACCTGAATTTGAGATTCCGCATACATGCATTAATGCAGTGGGTTAAAGATCAAAACATCATAGGTATCATTGATCTAACACCGGGAATACGTTCACTTCAAATTCATTATGACTCACTCAAACTGGATCAACAGAATTTATTGAACCTACTCAAACAAGCCGAAACAGAATTGCCTGATGTGACTGAAATGCAAGTTCCTTCACGTACTGTGTATTTACCTTTGGCTTGGGAAGACTCTCAAACGCAGTTGGCAACTGAACGTTATATGCAAACGGTGCGTCCAGATGCACCGTGGTGTCCAGACAATATCGAATTTATCCGTCGCATTAATGGTCTAAAAGATAAGCAAGCTGTAAAAGACGTGGTGTATAACGCAAATTATTTGGTGATGGGCTTAGGAGATGTATATCTCGGTGCACCAGTTGCAACACCGCTTGATCCACGTCAACGACTCGTAACGACCAAATATAATCCTGCACGAACGTGGACACCTGAAAATGCTGTCGGAATCGGCGGTGCTTATATGTGTGTCTATGGGATGGAAGGACCGGGTGGCTATCAATTTGTGGGTAGAACAACGCAAATGTGGTCTCGCTATCGTAGAAATGCAGACTTTGAGCAAGGTAAACCGTGGTTATTGCGCTTCTTTGATCAGATTAAATTCTATGAAGTTTCTGAAACAGAACTCATGCAAATGCGTGAGGATTTTAAGGCAGGACGACTCAAACTCAGAATTGAAGAAGGTATTTTAAACCTCAAAGAATATAATCAATTCTTATCAGACAATGCTGAAACCATTTCAAGTTTTAAAGCAACTCAACAAGCTAACTTTGATGCTGAGCGTCGTCGTTGGCATGAGGCAGGGCTTGCGGAATATGTCTCAGAGAGTTTGGATGCTGTTGATGAGGGTGAAACGGTCATCATTCCTGATGGTGGTTGTGCAGTTGAATCACATATGCCGGGTTCGATTTGGAAAATTGAATGTCAATCTGGTGATATCGTTGAGGAAGGAGCAACGCTAGCGGTCATCGAGGCTATGAAAATCGAAATTCCGATTGTTGCTCCCGAACGTATGAAAGTTGAAAGCATTACTATCGAAAAAGGACAAACTGTTAAAACAGGGCAGGTGTTATTTACGCTAGCGCCAGTGATTTGATGAAAGTAGTGATTGTAAGAGATCTATTATTAATAGGTCTCTTAAAAAGTTTTATATGCACAGCTACACATTGATGCATTCAGCGTACCTAAATGGTGCGAGTTGGTACATTTTTTAGGCATTTTAAAACGGGAAAATTATCCTCATTCGTGCTTCCTTTATAGCTAAGTGGCTTATTTATCTTTTATTCTGACCGAATCCATACTATCTGATATTTTGGCATGCTTTATGCTTTTATTTATATACAACATAAATAGAGGAGAACAATAAACTTGATCACTAAATCACACACATCGGTTCATTCCAACATGTATAAAAAGAATAACCAGTACATGAGCAGTAACAATGGAATAAACTGATGAAATACTCTGCTTTCAAGCAAGCCCCATCTCAACGTAGTGGGGCTTTTTTATTATTTAATTTAAGTTTATTCAACAAATCTCAATCACTATAAATTGGCACATATTCTGCATTCTAAATAAGTAATACAAAAACTAATTTTAGTAATACCCTTGTAGGAGCTGCGATATGAGTGAAGCCAAAACCAACACTGTAGAAAAACACCCTATTAAGAAATTCTTAGTCGATTTATTCAGTGCAAGAGCAGGTCTGTATTTCAAACAAAATCACCAAGTCAGCAAGGTAAAGGGATAAGACGGTGGCCAAGCAAAAGTTAGCTCGAATCAGTATTACCGTGCCTGAAACTACATTGAATGCACTTGATCAAAAAATCGTAGATCAACACTACGAAAGCCGTTCACAAGCGATCTTGGACATGATCAATCGACACTTAATCGATGATCTAGCTAAAAACGATGAAGTGATGGTTGGCACATTAACATTGTTATATGACGTGAGTTTAAAACCACTGCGAACGCAACTTGTTGAT is drawn from Acinetobacter suaedae and contains these coding sequences:
- a CDS encoding SDR family NAD(P)-dependent oxidoreductase, encoding MKNFNQKVAAITGAGSGIGQQLAILLAQQGAHLALSDVNEQGLAETLELVKSYPVKVTLSTLNVVDRTAVEEWAANTAQEHGKINLIFNNAGVALASTVEGMSYEEMEWVFDINFWGVVHGTKAFLPYLKQSGEGHIINISSLFGLTAQPTQSAYNATKFAVRGFTESLRQELDLQANGVSATCVHPGGIRTNIANSARMSDSIRALGLNPAKASKAFNKVLKTPPEEAAKVILNAVKKDQRRVLIGNDAKILDLIQRVTPSHYAQALNLFTKKKK
- a CDS encoding LysE family translocator, yielding MEHLTQTMTYVLTLGLAAILPGPGMTSLMFKTLVQGYKNGLMMLCGLITGDITFLLISIFLFSSLHHFSPHLVFYLILLSSSYLLYLAYKFWFFNGNLLENEAPENLKNTLFSYKDGLLITLSNPKTISFYLAIVPAIFGAQSLQKQSWFLVSITIFTLAIIGGLYVFFSWNLKKVLSDIKVQTILLRTLSVMMGILALGMFYREFNIQYLA
- a CDS encoding Lrp/AsnC family transcriptional regulator, which encodes MPNLKIDKTDARILELLQKDSRTTNADLSEQLGLSTSPCWRRVKHLEDTKVIKGYGVLLDRKKLGLGVMVFVRVSIDSHSEREAKKFEEEVTALDYVVACYSIGGDADFLLQVVSPDLDTYAEFSMTTIRRLPGIKEMQSMFVLKEIKPFLCFPVKPQK
- a CDS encoding urea amidolyase associated protein UAAP1 translates to MRMSEYHNNQILWTEKLPGGHHWSGRVQKGTVLQFKALASNANVSLFCVNAEDKLERYNMPDTLKGQHTAFLTTGNVLYSDLGRVMASIVKDDHGWNDTFCGASRPEQISKQFGQRRFQDARNEMYQNGVDGLLVEMAKFSLSQTDLSATVNLFSKVSPNDQGALTYTQSDNTSQIIELRFEMDCLVFLSAAPHGLDNSSLYQPSDIQLSLYKANPLADHDICRDACPQNQRAFQNNARYYALSSAY
- a CDS encoding urea amidolyase associated protein UAAP2 codes for the protein MTSLHTFEKATLSEVCPAGEAWMCEVKKGQYFRIIDLEGNQAVDTLFISAENPEERYSATDTLAMNQYIYLEKGTSLYSNFGRLIAVIHDDNCGRHDTLGGACSCESNTVRYAHETYPMHSCRNNFMYALAKHPIAKKHNLNVRHIGPNINFFMNVPVTSDGHLKFDDGISAPGKFVEIKAEMDLIVLISNCPQLNNPCNAYNPTPIQLVIRDGEEA
- the uca gene encoding urea carboxylase, giving the protein MFNKVLIANRGAIACRVIRTLKKLGIQSVAVYSEADRDSLHVTLADEAIYIGDAPASQSYLNVDKILEVAKQTGANAIHPGYGFLSENAEFCDLCESQGIAFIGPNSAQMRAFGLKHTARELAIEANVPLLPGSQLLADEAEALVEAERIGYPVMLKSTAGGGGIGMRLIWNAEELKDAFATVSYLAQANFKDAGLYLEKFVQNARHIEVQIFGDGQGQVLALGERDCSVQRRNQKVIEETPAPHLNDQQRSYIQTVAIQLMQSVNYRSAGTVEFVMDTDTQDFYFLEVNTRLQVEHGVTEQVYGVDLVEWMVTLASGDWTAPTQSLKSVGHSIQVRLYAEDPIKNFQPSAGLLTFVEFDDQARNETWVETGSTVSSFYDPMIAKIIVTANDRDAAIQAMNHTLAKTQVAGIETNLEYLQNIIDCEVFKAGTQTTRFLNTFEWKTQKIEVLQAGIQTSIQDVTGRLGYWDVGVPPSGAIDPLSLNVANQLLGNASNSAGLECTLHGPTLKFHCDSQIVLAGGDMPSTLDGEHIPMWQTVNVKKGQILKCGKIITGCRTYIGIKGGLNVPKYLGSQATFTLGQFGGHAGRNLLIGDMLPITSFSSDQQTSLNAEQVPTFSNSWEIAVMYGPHGAPDFFTKQDIDAFFEHSFEVHFNSSRTGIRLIGPKPEWAREDGGEAGLHPSNIHDNAYAIGAIDFTGDMPIILGPDGPSLGGFVCPAVVVHSELWKLGQLKAGDKVKFVPIRYEQATQLNQTYHHMLSTEHLNAVQFGQSFYVEFDSLNDAVLDRLDGQDHTPNVVYRPAGNNYMLVEYGELVLDLNLRFRIHALMQWVKDQNIIGIIDLTPGIRSLQIHYDSLKLDQQNLLNLLKQAETELPDVTEMQVPSRTVYLPLAWEDSQTQLATERYMQTVRPDAPWCPDNIEFIRRINGLKDKQAVKDVVYNANYLVMGLGDVYLGAPVATPLDPRQRLVTTKYNPARTWTPENAVGIGGAYMCVYGMEGPGGYQFVGRTTQMWSRYRRNADFEQGKPWLLRFFDQIKFYEVSETELMQMREDFKAGRLKLRIEEGILNLKEYNQFLSDNAETISSFKATQQANFDAERRRWHEAGLAEYVSESLDAVDEGETVIIPDGGCAVESHMPGSIWKIECQSGDIVEEGATLAVIEAMKIEIPIVAPERMKVESITIEKGQTVKTGQVLFTLAPVI
- a CDS encoding CopG family ribbon-helix-helix protein; protein product: MAKQKLARISITVPETTLNALDQKIVDQHYESRSQAILDMINRHLIDDLAKNDEVMVGTLTLLYDVSLKPLRTQLVDLQQQYLAQVISSLHIQLDDDKVLQVMLMQGVSSDLKAISQQFIALKGVIKGHLELMDAVMPPIAQNT